The following nucleotide sequence is from Deltaproteobacteria bacterium.
ACTTTATCCTGACTGTCCGAAAAAAGTTTTTGGATGAATGATTTTTTTCCTTTTGGTCCGGCAACCGGTGCGTCATGGGGTTCGCCAAAGCCGATTTTGTCATTATGTTTGTAAAATTTGATGATGCTCATGGAACAAGTTCCTGTCTTTATTGTACTCGTAAAGCAAAAGAGATGCCAGATCAACTTTCCGTTTTATTTTTTATAACCTGTTGATTTGACGGTTGAATCACATTGAATGGCCCAAGGGAAAACGGCCGCTCCGAGGTTTTAACCCCCCATTTTTGTTTGATTTTTTTTAAACCTGTGGCATGAAGACACGCCGTCTATGGACAAAAGAATGGACAAAAGAATCGTCCTCGATCTGGAAACCAAACGGACCTTCGATGAAGTCGGGGGGAGGGATCATCTCGATCAACTTCAAATTACGGTCGTTGGAGTCTACGACTATTCTGCGCAAGAATACCGCACGTACGAGGAACGCGAGATCGGCGCCCTGCAGAATCAGCTGATCGACGCCTCGCTGATTGTCGGCTTTAATCATGTCAGTTTCGACTTTCCCGTCCTTCAACCCTATCTTTCCATCGACCTGAAAAAACTCCCGGCCTTCGATATCATGCTCGATCTTCAAGGCAAACTGGGCCATCGCATTGGCCTCGATTCGGTGGCGCAAGCCACCCTCGGCGCCGGCAAGACCGGGCATGGGCTGGACGCCATCCGTTTTTTTCGCGAGGGGAAAATAAAGGAGCTGAAGGAATACTGCCTGAACGACGTAAAGGTGACCAAAGAGGTCTTTGACTACGGCATCGAAAAGGGGAAGGTTCACTTTCTCTCCAAAATCGGAAACCAGAAGAAAGATGTGGAGGTCGACTGGAAAAAATACAAGAAACCGGAAACGCCCGCCGGGACGAAGCTGGAGGCGCAGTACAAATTATTCTGATGAAACAAACTCAACTTCCACCGGTTTTGGTATGATTTTCTTTCGATAGGCGAGGTCAAGCAGTTTTTTGACCGCCTCTTTTCCGTCCGGGCCATAGTCCAGCGTCCGCCGGTTGACATACATGCCGACAAATTGGTCCGCCGTTTTAGTATCGAGGCCGCGGGCGTACGTGAGGGCGTGGGCAAGGGCCTCTTCGCGATGCGCGAGGCCGTAGGCGATGCTCGCCTTCTGAAGGCGGGCCAGTTTTTTCATCAAGTCTGCTCCCAAGTCACGACGCAC
It contains:
- a CDS encoding ribonuclease H-like domain-containing protein, giving the protein MDKRIVLDLETKRTFDEVGGRDHLDQLQITVVGVYDYSAQEYRTYEEREIGALQNQLIDASLIVGFNHVSFDFPVLQPYLSIDLKKLPAFDIMLDLQGKLGHRIGLDSVAQATLGAGKTGHGLDAIRFFREGKIKELKEYCLNDVKVTKEVFDYGIEKGKVHFLSKIGNQKKDVEVDWKKYKKPETPAGTKLEAQYKLF